From Topomyia yanbarensis strain Yona2022 chromosome 1, ASM3024719v1, whole genome shotgun sequence, one genomic window encodes:
- the LOC131687668 gene encoding uncharacterized protein LOC131687668 codes for MSDKLKEPPTSSRDSTMEAKNAVEVPLAGSEGKAGTPRKPSQFDWDVLKTWKGALKLAQLVAGIIILGLEHPRPKLPTYSTVDGLLFFITLYVTIATLVILVDALQKTHPVRNTFGPYHWFRVELYFTGLVAVGLHILGFLVLMSAVSYWWVPELNLAGSVIALVASALYFIDWWRLFSGRSAVVAETGSAPAVEQLVVETR; via the exons ATGTCGGACAAATTAAAAGAACCACCGACCAGCAGTCGTGATAGTACAATGGAAGCGAAGAATGCGGTCGAGGTTCCGCTGGCAGGTAGCGAAGGTAAAGCGGGTACACCCCGAAAGCCGTCCCAGTTTGATTGGGATGTTCTGAAGACCTGGAAGGGGGCACTGAAGCTGGCGCAGTTG GTGGCCGGCATTATCATTCTCGGATTGGAACATCCCAGACCGAAGCTTCCCACGTATTCTACGGTGGACGGTTTACTGTTCTTCATTACACTTTATGTGACCATCGCGACGCTAGTGATTCTGGTAGATGCACTGCAGAAAACACATCCGGTTCGGAATACATTTGGGCCGTATCATTGGTTCCGTGTTGAACTATATTTCACCGGACTGGTTGCGGTTGGACTGCATATCCTCGGATTCTTGGTACTGATGAGTGCCGTCAGCTACTGGTGGGTACCGGAATTGAATCTCGCCGGAAGTGTGATTGCTTTGGTGGCTAGTGCATTGTATTTCATCGACTGGTGGAGGCTGTTTAGTGGACGATCTGCTGTAGTGGCCGAAACCGGATCAGCACCAGCTGTGGAACAGCTTGTCGTTGAAACGAGATAG